The sequence ATTTTATGATTGTAATTTTGTACGGGAATAACTGTCAAATTGCATTTGCTATCCGCTTCATGCCAACCTTCTTCGTTTATCATTTTTGCCAGCTCGCCAACCGTACATCCATGAACGATAGGAATCGGATCGAGGCTAACAAACGATTCAAAACCTTCTTTCCGAATTGGGCCGGCAACATAATCGCCATTCGGATTCGGTCGATCGAATACAATAAGCGGAACATCGTATTCGGCACACGCCTCAATAACGTAATGCAAAGTAGAAATGTAAGTATAAAAACGGCAGCCCACATCCTGAATATCAAACACAACCACATCCAGTCCATCGAAATGTTCGGCGGTTGGTTTTTTATTTGTGCCATACAGCGAAAAAACAGGCAGACCCGTACTTTTATCCAAACCATCTTCCACTTCGCCACCTGCCGATACATCGCCTCTGAAACCATGTTCCGGAGCGAAAATCTTTTTTACAGCAACTTGCTGCTTCAATAAAAAGTCAACCAGGTGCTCACCTACAGCAATAGAAGTATTATTGACAACCAACCCTACATTTTTATCTTTCAACTCGTCGATATAGAGCGAAGTACGTTCCGCTCCTACGATAATTTCCTTATCTTGCAGTGCTATGCAGCCGCTGGCACTAAACCATAAAACTAACACTAAAAAAATCCTGAACATAGGCTTTAAAATATTACATTTGCGCAAACGAAGATAGTTTTTAAATTTTTTAAAAAGCAATCATTTG comes from uncultured Draconibacterium sp. and encodes:
- a CDS encoding DUF1343 domain-containing protein; protein product: MFRIFLVLVLWFSASGCIALQDKEIIVGAERTSLYIDELKDKNVGLVVNNTSIAVGEHLVDFLLKQQVAVKKIFAPEHGFRGDVSAGGEVEDGLDKSTGLPVFSLYGTNKKPTAEHFDGLDVVVFDIQDVGCRFYTYISTLHYVIEACAEYDVPLIVFDRPNPNGDYVAGPIRKEGFESFVSLDPIPIVHGCTVGELAKMINEEGWHEADSKCNLTVIPVQNYNHKMAYSLPVRPSPNLPNDLAVRLYPSLCFFEATRVSVGRGTDFPFQVLGGLKEDLGTFEFMPRSIPGVAINPLNKDKKCYGVDLRTLENTPKFTLKYFLDFYNKYEDEAEFLTRERWLNLLAGTDSMIKQIREGKSEAEILESWQPELEEFKQMRKKYLLYPDFE